The Lepeophtheirus salmonis chromosome 1, UVic_Lsal_1.4, whole genome shotgun sequence genome has a segment encoding these proteins:
- the Rrp46 gene encoding exosome complex component RRP46 — protein MSSLEQRDLFAESGILSAYDGSASLSQGGTLAYAAVSGPGEPRLSTKDRLYDQTVVDIYYRTHERDFASKNLGTFSECLKSGLIPTDYPRTGTALYLQQGEDDGSYSATSLNAGMLALMDSGIALQFLTAAVNIAYNSESGSFILDPDKLESQNAQALILFVFESRSRQMISSSLQKGKVSLKVFNKALKMAREASASIFDFYRKAVEKKFSKD, from the coding sequence ATGTCCTCCTTGGAACAAAGAGATTTGTTTGCCGAGTCTGGGATCCTCAGTGCTTATGATGGGTCCGCTTCCTTGTCTCAAGGCGGGACATTGGCCTATGCGGCCGTCTCAGGTCCGGGAGAGCCCAGACTTTCAACGAAGGATCGCCTCTACGATCAGACTGTTGTGGACATTTATTACCGCACCCATGAGCGGGATTTCGCTTCAAAAAACTTGGGGACGTTTAGTGAGTGTTTGAAGAGTGGCCTCATCCCGACGGATTACCCCCGAACCGGAACGGCGCTTTACCTCCAACAGGGAGAGGACGATGGATCCTACTCTGCTACTTCACTGAATGCGGGCATGTTGGCACTCATGGACTCTGGAATCGCTCTCCAGTTCCTCACTGCCGCTGTTAACATAGCGTATAACTCCGAGTCCGGCTCCTTCATTCTCGATCCAGACAAATTAGAGTCTCAGAATGCTCAAGCACTCATTTTATTTGTCTTTGAGAGCCGCTCTCGACAAATGATATCCTCATCGCTTCAAAAAGGAAAGGTCTCGCTCAAAGTCTTTAATAAGGCGCTTAAAATGGCAAGGGAAGCCTCTGCCTCCATTTTTGATTTCTATCGAAAAGCCGTGGAGAAAAAGTTTTCCAAGGATTGA
- the LOC139906535 gene encoding peptide deformylase, mitochondrial-like produces the protein MRTTLYRCIHKPSKSWLELFDKRMQRAAKEMHQTLPPYEHVVQIGDPILRGKVEEIPLSEIKTPFINSIADKLLHVLKKYDAVGVSAPQIGTPIAMFAVGFTKSQIKSWSTETVAKEGMEPIDPPRVVINPRIDIIDSSSSTHREGCCSLYGFSAQVTRYRKVLLKGYNIHGEAFEWLATDWTARIIQHEMDHLSGKLFIDPPTSTQTLEFNYWQSVNNRKGNFKMSYSGVGASHKLFPFKIFFRQS, from the coding sequence ATGAGGACTACTCTCTACAGATGTATTCACAAGCCCTCCAAGTCATGGCTGGAGTTATTTGACAAGCGAATGCAAAGAGCGGCAAAAGAAATGCACCAGACATTACCCCCATATGAACATGTTGTTCAAATTGGAGATCCAATTTTGAGGGGAAAAGTTGAAGAGATCCCTCTTTCCGAAATTAAAACTCCGTTCATTAATTCCATCGCAGACAAGCTTCTCCATGTGTTGAAGAAATACGATGCTGTTGGAGTATCTGCTCCGCAAATTGGAACTCCAATTGCAATGTTTGCTGTTGGATTCACTAAATCTCAAATTAAGTCATGGTCCACGGAAACTGTAGCCAAGGAAGGGATGGAACCTATTGATCCCCCTCGAGTCGTCATTAACCCTCGTATCGATATAATCGACTCATCATCATCAACGCACCGTGAGGGATGTTGTAGTTTATACGGATTCTCGGCTCAAGTCACTCGTTATAGAAAGGTTCTTCTAAAAGGATATAATATTCATGGTGAAGCATTTGAATGGTTGGCCACTGATTGGACTGCAAGAATAATTCAGCATGAAATGGATCATCTGAgtggtaaattatttattgatccaCCCACTTCAACCCAAACACTCGAATTTAATTATTGGCAAAGTGTGAACAATCGAAAAGGAAACTTTAAAATGTCTTATTCCGGAGTCGGAGCGTCTCATAAACTTTTcccctttaaaatttttttccgacAAAGTTAA
- the sicily gene encoding NADH dehydrogenase (ubiquinone) complex I, assembly factor 6: MRMKYWEGLLDEIFDDVEIFLAKGGSHPVAMELASAVRYHDLPKEPFIKILKSRERFLDNEPFQDIKEIEEYASDSFSSVYFLLLRAMRANEEGHARHAANQLGKAQGCCIILRSIPYHASKRRIMVPHSLLIERSIRIESIKTNPKFKEVIQILAARVEEHLENCRFRAKYLSKEEKILFLPFVSIDNYLSKLHKAECDVFKSDLQRRNSWLPLLLLYNKLKGTF; this comes from the coding sequence ATGCGTATGAAATATTGGGAAGGACTCCTCGATGAAATATTTGAcgatgttgaaatttttttagctaaAGGAGGTTCGCATCCTGTTGCAATGGAATTGGCTTCTGCAGTAAGATACCACGACCTACCAAAAGAACCTTTTATTAAAATCCTCAAGAGCAGGGAAAGGTTTTTAGACAATGAACCTTTCCAAGAcataaaagaaattgaagaatATGCGTCGGACTCCTTCTCGtccgtttatttccttcttttaagAGCAATGCGGGCTAATGAAGAAGGTCATGCTAGACATGCTGCTAATCAATTGGGCAAGGCACAAGGATGTTGTATTATTCTTCGTTCTATCCCCTATCATGCTTCGAAAAGGAGAATAATGGTTCCACATAGTCTTCTCATAGAAAGATCTATCCGCATTGAGTCTATCAAAACCAATCCGAAGTTCAAAGAAGTTATTCAAATTCTTGCTGCTCGTGTCGAAGAACATTTAGAAAATTGTAGATTTCGAGCCAAGTATCTTagtaaagaagagaaaatactCTTTCTTCCATTTGTTTCTATTGATAATTATCTAAGTAAACTACATAAGGCTGAATGCGATGTATTTAAGTCTGACCTACAAAGGCGTAACTCCTGGTTACCTCTTTTACTcctatacaataaattaaagggtaccttttaa
- the LOC121126722 gene encoding uncharacterized protein: MNGINYFKSRFLKTNNRGQSSRTRIKESQSLYLNDLGSSSNLPFNPHRSKRLEKSTRHAPSLSQNDLEEHTKEKVWTGQQSLLDTKKEIIQSPNRKRSISNIPIKITSSLEGEDEEDPLNFLHIQSAAQWKALSQRISLIESKNKDDTATFSNEIVGSPSKRRNVVQPKSILSSHKLNNNTSYTVKITPSDNPSDFVPTKVASLRLICWRIKPWGNKSNPSRPVGKRLFSSQFAVQWDVDCDEVYPSLFIGDKSSASNLGFLKKLGITHVLNTAEGDEEGLVNLSQKHYEGTKIIYKGFPLWDCPNCNILPYLGPAADFIKDSIYGGGKCLVNCQMGVSRSATCALSFLMIYEDLSASQAISQFRYHRDIRPNDGFLEIIASLDNELRKEREFGIIRSFELAPPNAILPRCENTEFWVDIKDVSEDDVGGTLISLFDDTCTKKIPNISSKTSKSSSPRRWSRSISRKSSFINSRAVSRNSSFYDRNRKTPSICITPSEKAYPGYERDNNLEDGDDWEWAWEYKDDNNQEDMSQSSPLTTRKLEKVKNIIEKPEERWRILWDKGNMETPSPIGSYQSRCSSINKNLIQPKANESEILESLLLKVDSAKKWKSISQKVSINFDDINISESQEAEEKNEDVSLVLEIPQTPIDFKPTLSKQLRILCWKIKPWDTPKERNLFTSVMGSGWGVDCDEIYPHIFLGDEASARNLSFLKKIKVTHVLNTAQGKWTDYSFVDLTKDYYDGTGITYQGFELWDHPGVNIQKYFGPANEFISSCIEGGGRVLVHCQMGVSRSCVCAMSYLMLTKGFSAVQTLKIFRSRRDVHPNDHFLSQVAELDNELRKERDYRIPSTIKLFALKDVPNFPKPYHFEFWDTVPHLESLPFILSHQNVIKSNKGFEPQRIDMEDDSLVQDSGDRNSISSSEWEYYTETEDEESTSD; the protein is encoded by the exons ATGaatggaattaattattttaaaagtcgGTTTTTAAAGACGAATAACCGAGGACAGAGTTCTCGAACAAGAATTAAGGAGAGTCAATCATTGTATTTGAATGATCTTGGTTCAAGTTCGAATCTTCCTTTCAATCCTCATCGTTCTAAACGTTTGGAAAAAA GCACAAGGCATGCACCATCATTATCCCAAAACGATCTTGAAGAACATACAAAGGAAAAAGTATGGACAGGACAACAATCTTTATTGGAtacgaaaaaagaaattattcaatCTCCCAATCGTAAGCGATCCATTTCAAACAttccaataaaaattacaagTAGCTTAGAAGGAGAAGATGAAGAAGATCCTTTGAACTTTCTCCATATCCAGAGTGCTGCTCAATGGAAAGCTCTTTCCCAACGGATTAGTTTAATTGAGTCCAAGAACAAAGATGATACAGCTACTTTTAGTAATGAGATCGTGGGCAGTCCTTCTAAAAGACGTAATGTAGTTCAACCAAAGTCAATTCTTTCATCTCATAAGTTGAACAATAATACTTCTTATACAGTAAAAATAACTCCATCCGATAATCCATCTGATTTTGTACCTACAAAAGTAGCCTCTCTCCGCTTAATATGTTGGCGAATTAAACCTTGGGGAAATAAATCTAATCCAAGTAGACCTGTGGGGAAAAGGCTTTTCTCATCTCAATTTGCAGTTCAATGGGATGTAGATTGTGATGAAGTTTATCCGTCTCTTTTTATTGGAGATAAAAGCTCAGCATCAAATCTTGGTTTCTTGAAAAAGCTGGGAATAACCCATGTTCTTAATACTGCAGAAGGGGATGAGGAAGGTCTTGTCAATTTAAGTCAAAAACATTATGAGGggactaaaataatttataagggaTTTCCTCTGTGGGATTGTCCCAATTGTAATATTTTGCCCTACCTTGGACCCGCAGCTGACTTCATCAAGGACTCAATTTATGGAGGAGGCAAATGTTTAGTAAATTGCCAAATGGGTGTTTCAAGGTCTGCCACTTGTGCTTTATCTTTTCTTATGATATATGAGGATTTGTCTGCTTCACAGGCAATCTCCCAATTTCGTTATCATAGGGATATTCGTCCTAATGATGGCTTCCTTGAAATCATAGCTAGTTTGGACAATGAGTTAAGGAAAGAAAGAGAATTTGGAATAATTAGATCTTTTGAACTCGCCCCTCCTAATGCTATACTTCCAAGGTGTGAGAACACAGAGTTTTGGGTTGATATAAAGGATGTTTCAGAAGATGATGTTGGTGGAACATTGATTTCCTTATTTGATGATacctgtacaaaaaaaatcccaaacatttcttcaaaaacaaGCAAATCATCATCCCCTAGAAGATGGAGTAGATCCATTTCAAGAAAAAGTAGCTTTATAAATTCCAGGGCTGTCTCAAGAAATAGTAGTTTTTATGATAGGAATAGGAAAACTCCAAGTATTTGTATCACACCTTCTGAAAAGGCCTACCCTGGTTATGAGAGGgataataatttagaagatGGCGATGACTGGGAATGGGCGTGGGAATATAAAGATGACAATAATCAGGAGGATATGAGTCAATCTTCTCCACTTACTACTAGAAAACTTGAAAAGGTAAAAAACATAATCGAAAAACCCGAAGAAAGATGGCGAATTTTATGGGACAAAGGCAATATGGAGACTCCTTCACCAATTGGTAGTTATCAATCTCGCTGCagctcaattaataaaaatttgattcaacCTAAGGCGAATGAATCTGAAATTTTAGAATCCTTGCTCCTAAAGGTAGATTctgcaaaaaaatggaaatctaTTTCACAAAAAGTCTCcattaattttgatgatattaaCATTTCTGAATCTCAAGaagctgaagaaaaaaatgaagatgtaTCTTTAGTCTTGGAAATACCTCAAACGCCAATTGATTTTAAACCAACATTATCCAAACAACTTCGTATACTCTGTTGGAAAATCAAACCCTGGGATACACCTAAAGAGCGTAATTTATTTACATCTGTGATGGGAAGTGGATGGGGTGTTGATTGTGACGAAATTTACCCTCACATTTTTCTTGGAGATGAAGCATCAGCTAGAAACTTaagttttctcaaaaaaataaaagtaactcaTGTACTCAATACGGCACAAGGTAAATGGACAGACTACTCTTTTGTTGATCTCACTAAGGACTATTATGATGGAACTGGTATTACTTATCAAGGGTTCGAATTATGGGATCATCCTGGagtaaatattcaaaagtattttggTCCTGccaatgaatttatttcatcatGCATTGAAGGAGGAGGTAGAGTTCTGGTTCACTGTCAGATGGGAGTTTCAAGGTCTTGCGTTTGTGCCATGTCCTATCTTATGTTAACAAAAGGCTTCTCTGCAGTCCaaacacttaaaatatttagatcGCGCCGAGACGTTCATCCAAATGATCACTTTCTTAGTCAAGTAGCTGAATTAGACAATGAGCTCCGTAAAGAAAGAGATTATAGAATTCCATCAACTATCAAGCTTTTTGCCCTGAAAGATGTCCCGAATTTCCCTAAACCCTACCACTTTGAGTTTTGGGATACTGTTCCTCACCTTGAAAGCCTTCCTTTTATTTTGAGCcatcaaaatgtaataaaatcaaataaagggttCGAACCTCAAAGAATAGACATGGAAGATGATTCTTTAGTCCAAGACTCTGGTGATAGAAATAGCATTAGTTCTAGTGAATGGGAATATTATACTGAAACCGAGGATGAGGAGTCTACTAGCGATTAA